Proteins encoded in a region of the Burkholderia ubonensis subsp. mesacidophila genome:
- a CDS encoding thioredoxin family protein → MVPAGVDPAAFAAFDMQALSADTFDAGLAGAGDTLAVVFFWGVDCFNCEIAKKAMLAQPDAIRALGLKWFHSNVYEHRDLGRRFGLHGVPTWFFFHRGRRLGRATGWHGLAQFQAAVAAARAKIVAAGAPVAGNPARSGD, encoded by the coding sequence ATGGTGCCCGCCGGCGTCGATCCGGCCGCGTTCGCCGCGTTCGACATGCAGGCGTTGTCTGCCGACACGTTCGACGCCGGTCTCGCGGGCGCGGGCGACACGCTCGCCGTGGTGTTCTTCTGGGGCGTCGACTGCTTCAACTGCGAAATCGCGAAGAAGGCGATGCTCGCGCAGCCGGACGCCATCCGCGCGCTGGGCCTGAAGTGGTTCCACAGCAACGTCTACGAACACCGCGACCTCGGTCGGCGCTTCGGGCTGCACGGCGTGCCGACGTGGTTTTTCTTTCACCGCGGCAGGCGGCTCGGCCGCGCGACCGGCTGGCACGGTCTCGCGCAGTTCCAGGCCGCGGTGGCGGCAGCGCGGGCGAAGATCGTGGCGGCGGGCGCTCCGGTAGCCGGCAACCCGGCACGGTCCGGCGATTGA
- the dnaK gene encoding molecular chaperone DnaK, whose product MGKIIGIDLGTTNSCVAIMEGNQVKVIENSEGARTTPSIIAYMDDNEVLVGAPAKRQSVTNPKNTLFAVKRLIGRRFEEKEVQKDIGLMPYAIVKADNGDAWVEAHGEKLAPPQVSAEVLRKMKKTAEDYLGEPVTEAVITVPAYFNDSQRQATKDAGRIAGLEVKRIINEPTAAALAFGLDKVEKGDRKIAVYDLGGGTFDVSIIEIADVDGEMQFEVLSTNGDTFLGGEDFDQRIIDYIIGEFKKEQGVDLSKDVLALQRLKEAAEKAKIELSSSQQTEINLPYITADASGPKHLNLKITRAKLEALVEDLVERTIEPCRIAIKDAGVKVSDIDDVILVGGQTRMPKVLEKVKEFFGKDPRRDVNPDEAVAVGAAIQGQVLSGDRKDVLLLDVTPLSLGIETLGGVMTKMINKNTTIPTKHAQVYSTADDNQGAVTIKVFQGEREMAAGNKLLGEFNLEGIPPAPRGVPQIEVTFDIDANGILHVGAKDKATGKENKITIKANSGLSEAEIDQMIKDAEANAAEDHKLRELADSRNQGDALVHSTKKALTEYGDKLDAGEKEKIEAALKELEEVLKNTASDKAAIDAKVEVVATASQKLGEKMYADMQAQQAGAAGAAGAAEGAAHAGGAQQAADDVVDAEFKEVKKD is encoded by the coding sequence ATGGGAAAGATCATCGGTATTGACCTCGGCACCACGAACTCGTGCGTCGCCATCATGGAAGGCAACCAGGTCAAGGTCATCGAGAACTCGGAAGGCGCGCGCACCACGCCGTCGATCATCGCCTACATGGACGACAACGAAGTGCTCGTCGGCGCGCCGGCCAAGCGTCAGTCGGTGACGAACCCGAAGAACACGCTGTTCGCGGTCAAGCGCCTGATCGGCCGCCGCTTCGAAGAGAAGGAAGTCCAGAAGGACATCGGCCTGATGCCGTACGCGATCGTCAAGGCGGACAACGGCGACGCATGGGTCGAAGCGCACGGCGAGAAGCTGGCGCCGCCGCAAGTGTCGGCTGAAGTGCTGCGCAAGATGAAGAAGACGGCTGAAGACTACCTCGGCGAGCCGGTCACGGAAGCCGTGATCACGGTGCCGGCGTACTTCAACGACAGCCAGCGCCAGGCGACCAAGGACGCGGGCCGCATCGCGGGCCTCGAAGTCAAGCGGATCATCAACGAGCCGACGGCAGCCGCGCTCGCATTCGGCCTCGACAAGGTCGAGAAGGGCGACCGCAAGATCGCCGTGTATGACCTCGGCGGCGGCACGTTCGACGTGTCGATCATCGAGATCGCGGACGTCGACGGTGAAATGCAGTTCGAAGTGCTGTCGACCAACGGCGACACGTTCCTCGGCGGCGAGGACTTCGACCAGCGCATCATCGACTACATCATCGGCGAGTTCAAGAAGGAGCAGGGCGTCGACCTGTCGAAGGACGTGCTCGCGCTGCAACGCCTGAAGGAAGCCGCTGAAAAGGCGAAGATCGAGCTGTCGTCGAGCCAGCAGACCGAAATCAACCTGCCGTACATCACGGCCGACGCCTCGGGTCCGAAGCACTTGAACCTGAAGATCACCCGCGCGAAGCTGGAAGCGCTGGTCGAGGATCTGGTCGAGCGCACGATCGAGCCGTGCCGCATCGCGATCAAGGACGCGGGCGTCAAGGTGTCGGACATCGACGACGTGATCCTGGTCGGCGGCCAGACCCGCATGCCGAAGGTGCTGGAGAAGGTGAAGGAGTTCTTCGGCAAGGATCCGCGCCGTGACGTGAACCCGGACGAAGCCGTCGCGGTCGGCGCGGCGATCCAGGGCCAGGTCCTGTCGGGCGACCGCAAGGACGTGCTGCTGCTCGACGTGACCCCGCTGTCGCTCGGCATCGAGACGCTCGGCGGCGTGATGACGAAGATGATCAACAAGAACACGACGATCCCGACGAAGCACGCGCAGGTGTATTCGACGGCGGACGACAACCAGGGCGCCGTGACGATCAAGGTGTTCCAGGGCGAGCGCGAAATGGCGGCCGGCAACAAGCTGCTGGGCGAGTTCAACCTGGAAGGCATCCCGCCCGCACCGCGCGGCGTGCCGCAGATCGAAGTGACCTTCGACATCGACGCGAACGGCATCCTGCACGTCGGCGCGAAGGACAAGGCGACCGGCAAGGAAAACAAGATCACGATCAAGGCGAACTCGGGCCTGTCCGAAGCCGAGATCGACCAGATGATCAAGGACGCGGAAGCGAACGCGGCGGAAGATCACAAGCTGCGTGAGCTGGCCGATTCGCGCAACCAGGGCGACGCGCTCGTCCACAGCACGAAGAAGGCGCTGACCGAGTACGGCGACAAGCTGGACGCGGGCGAGAAGGAGAAGATCGAGGCCGCGCTGAAGGAACTCGAGGAAGTTCTGAAGAACACCGCGAGCGACAAGGCCGCGATCGATGCGAAGGTCGAAGTCGTGGCGACGGCCTCGCAGAAGCTCGGCGAGAAGATGTATGCCGACATGCAGGCCCAGCAGGCAGGCGCGGCCGGTGCGGCGGGCGCAGCGGAAGGTGCGGCCCACGCGGGCGGCGCGCAGCAGGCTGCGGACGACGTCGTCGACGCCGAGTTCAAGGAAGTGAAGAAGGACTGA
- the dnaJ gene encoding molecular chaperone DnaJ has protein sequence MAKRDYYEVLGVAKNASDDEIKKAYRKLAMKYHPDRNPDSKDAEEHFKEAKEAYEMLSDSQKRAAYDQYGHAGVDPNMGGAGAQGFGGFADAFGDIFGDIFGQAAAGGRGGRGGPQVYRGADLRYSMEITLEQAAHGYDTQIRVPSWVSCEICHGSGAKPGTKPETCPTCHGQGTVRMSQGFFSIQQTCPKCHGSGTYIPEPCAHCHGSGKVKETKTLEVKIPAGIDDGMRIRSAGNGEPGINGGPPGDLYVEIHIKPHSVFERDGDDLHCQMPIPFTTAALGGEIEVPTLAGRATFPVPEGTQSGKTFRLRGKGIKGLRASIAGDLYVHVQVETPVKLTDQQRDLLKQFEKSLAEGGARHSPQSKSWFDRVKSFFE, from the coding sequence ATGGCGAAACGGGATTACTACGAGGTTCTGGGCGTCGCGAAGAATGCGAGCGACGACGAAATCAAGAAGGCATATCGCAAGCTTGCGATGAAGTATCACCCTGACCGCAATCCGGACAGCAAGGATGCGGAAGAGCATTTCAAGGAGGCGAAGGAAGCCTACGAAATGCTGTCGGACAGCCAGAAGCGGGCCGCGTACGACCAGTACGGCCACGCGGGCGTCGATCCGAACATGGGCGGTGCGGGCGCACAGGGCTTCGGCGGCTTTGCCGACGCGTTCGGCGACATCTTCGGCGACATCTTCGGCCAGGCGGCGGCGGGTGGCCGCGGCGGTCGGGGCGGTCCGCAGGTGTATCGCGGCGCGGACCTGCGCTACAGCATGGAAATCACGCTCGAGCAGGCCGCGCACGGCTACGACACGCAGATCCGCGTGCCGAGCTGGGTGTCGTGCGAGATCTGCCATGGTTCGGGCGCGAAGCCGGGCACCAAGCCCGAAACCTGCCCGACCTGTCACGGCCAGGGCACGGTGCGGATGTCGCAGGGTTTCTTCAGCATCCAGCAGACCTGCCCGAAGTGCCACGGCAGCGGCACCTACATTCCCGAGCCGTGCGCGCATTGCCACGGGTCGGGCAAGGTGAAGGAAACCAAGACGCTCGAAGTGAAGATCCCGGCGGGGATCGACGACGGCATGCGGATCCGCTCGGCCGGCAACGGCGAGCCGGGCATCAACGGCGGGCCGCCGGGCGACCTGTACGTCGAGATCCACATCAAGCCGCACTCGGTGTTCGAGCGCGACGGCGACGACCTGCATTGCCAGATGCCGATCCCGTTCACGACCGCTGCGCTCGGCGGCGAGATCGAGGTGCCGACGCTGGCCGGCCGCGCGACGTTCCCGGTGCCGGAAGGCACGCAGTCGGGGAAGACGTTCCGCCTGCGCGGCAAGGGCATCAAGGGGCTGCGCGCGAGCATCGCGGGCGATCTGTACGTGCACGTGCAGGTCGAGACGCCGGTGAAGCTGACCGACCAGCAGCGCGATCTGCTCAAGCAGTTCGAGAAATCGCTGGCCGAAGGCGGCGCGCGTCACAGCCCGCAGAGCAAGAGCTGGTTCGACCGGGTGAAGAGCTTCTTCGAGTAA
- the pabB gene encoding aminodeoxychorismate synthase component I, whose amino-acid sequence MTEGSESASFALLDDCDSTATARSSRLYTGFVRERVCADPAQLDAIDAALAQDLRDGLHAVVVGDYEFGRNLQWAQPGEAPLRFLLFARCERLSRDEVDAWLAQRDGGAASPSIAGVAHVTKSVTRDAFDAAIAAVHDALLAGDSYQVNYTYRLHFDAFGAPLALYRRLRARQPVRYGALIALPDGAWVVSCSPELFVERHGEALRARPMKGTAPRSDDPQRDAQAAAFLANDPKNRAENVMIVDLLRNDLSRIARTGTVKVPALFSVEPYASVWQMTSTVDAGWRDGTTFADVLRALFPCGSITGAPKHKTMQLIDAIESTPRGLYTGAIGWLDAPHEPAAGCGDFCLSVAIRTLTLGVADVGAAGVGGWRTGTMGVGAGIVLDSVAADEYAECELKAQFLTHADPGFQLFETTCATRAGGIRHLDLHLARLQRSADAFGFRFDEAACRERIAADCASLEGDGPYRMKLSLAKDGTFEIVAASLKPLPAGPVGVLLASEHGFAPMRSDDALLLHKTTRRAEYDRAWQAADALGCFDMLFFNERGELTEGGRSNVFVKRAGKWATPPLACGVLPGVMRAVLIDDPAFDVEERVLTLEDVLNADELMICNALRGAVRASLVRASAHE is encoded by the coding sequence ATGACTGAAGGCAGCGAGAGCGCGTCGTTCGCGCTCTTGGACGATTGCGACTCGACCGCGACCGCGCGGTCGAGTCGCTTGTATACGGGTTTCGTGCGCGAGCGGGTGTGCGCCGATCCCGCGCAGCTCGACGCGATCGATGCGGCGCTTGCGCAGGATCTGCGCGACGGGCTGCACGCGGTCGTGGTCGGCGATTACGAATTCGGACGCAACCTGCAATGGGCGCAGCCGGGCGAGGCCCCGCTGCGCTTTTTGCTGTTTGCGCGCTGCGAGCGCCTGTCGCGCGACGAGGTCGATGCGTGGCTCGCGCAACGCGACGGCGGCGCGGCGTCGCCGTCGATCGCGGGCGTCGCGCACGTGACGAAGAGCGTGACGCGCGACGCGTTCGATGCGGCGATCGCCGCGGTGCATGACGCGCTGCTCGCGGGCGACTCGTATCAGGTCAATTACACGTACCGGCTGCATTTCGATGCGTTCGGCGCGCCGCTCGCTCTGTACCGGCGCCTGCGCGCGCGCCAGCCGGTGCGTTATGGCGCGCTGATCGCGCTGCCGGACGGCGCGTGGGTCGTGTCCTGCTCGCCGGAGCTGTTCGTCGAGCGGCACGGCGAGGCGCTGCGCGCGCGGCCGATGAAGGGCACCGCGCCGCGTTCGGACGATCCGCAGCGCGACGCGCAAGCCGCGGCATTCCTCGCGAACGACCCGAAGAACCGCGCCGAGAACGTGATGATCGTCGACCTGCTGCGCAACGATCTGTCGCGGATCGCGCGCACGGGGACGGTCAAGGTGCCGGCGTTGTTCTCGGTCGAGCCGTATGCGTCGGTGTGGCAGATGACGTCGACCGTCGACGCCGGATGGCGCGACGGCACGACGTTCGCCGACGTGCTGCGCGCGCTGTTTCCGTGCGGCTCGATCACCGGTGCGCCGAAACACAAGACGATGCAGCTGATCGACGCGATCGAGTCGACGCCGCGCGGCCTCTATACGGGGGCGATCGGCTGGCTCGACGCGCCGCACGAACCCGCGGCGGGCTGCGGCGATTTCTGCCTGTCGGTGGCGATCCGCACGTTGACGCTCGGGGTGGCCGACGTAGGCGCGGCCGGCGTAGGCGGCTGGCGTACCGGCACGATGGGTGTCGGCGCGGGGATCGTGCTCGACAGCGTCGCCGCCGACGAATATGCGGAGTGCGAATTGAAAGCGCAATTCCTGACCCATGCCGATCCCGGCTTCCAGCTGTTCGAAACGACCTGCGCGACGCGTGCGGGCGGCATCCGCCATCTCGACCTGCATCTTGCGCGGCTGCAGCGCAGCGCGGACGCGTTCGGCTTTCGTTTCGACGAAGCCGCGTGCCGCGAACGGATCGCCGCAGATTGCGCGTCGCTCGAAGGCGACGGTCCATACCGGATGAAGCTGTCGCTTGCGAAGGATGGGACATTCGAGATTGTCGCCGCGTCGTTGAAACCGCTGCCGGCAGGGCCGGTCGGCGTGCTGCTCGCATCGGAGCACGGCTTTGCGCCGATGCGTTCGGACGACGCACTGCTATTGCACAAGACGACGCGCCGCGCCGAATACGATCGTGCATGGCAGGCGGCCGACGCGCTCGGCTGTTTCGACATGCTGTTTTTCAACGAGCGCGGCGAGCTGACGGAAGGCGGACGCTCGAACGTGTTCGTGAAGCGTGCAGGGAAGTGGGCGACGCCGCCGCTCGCGTGCGGCGTGCTGCCGGGTGTGATGCGTGCGGTGCTGATCGACGATCCGGCATTCGATGTGGAAGAGCGCGTGCTGACGCTCGAAGACGTGTTGAACGCGGATGAGTTGATGATCTGCAATGCGTTGAGAGGCGCGGTTCGAGCATCACTCGTTCGCGCATCGGCGCACGAGTGA
- a CDS encoding STY0301 family protein has product MARPFVPPDAALATLLTAACLSSAHAISTPLQCPARLPVSQTIDSPAPNGWRSYDSQQAHPLISVSFWSGPPDQLTMLAPSSGVKQRDTLINTWALAAAETDYWISCNYFDTAAIIARPLGTAARTCTVRYDAKRTPPKMINWYCTPPAR; this is encoded by the coding sequence ATGGCACGCCCGTTTGTTCCACCCGATGCGGCGCTCGCCACGCTGCTGACAGCCGCTTGCCTGTCGTCGGCGCACGCCATCTCGACGCCGCTCCAATGTCCGGCTCGCCTGCCGGTTTCACAGACGATCGACAGTCCCGCACCCAACGGCTGGCGATCCTACGATTCGCAGCAAGCGCATCCGCTGATCAGCGTGTCGTTTTGGTCCGGCCCTCCCGATCAACTGACCATGCTCGCTCCATCGAGCGGCGTCAAACAACGCGACACGCTCATCAACACCTGGGCACTCGCCGCAGCCGAAACCGATTACTGGATCAGTTGCAACTACTTCGACACGGCCGCCATCATCGCGCGTCCGCTCGGCACTGCCGCGCGAACCTGCACGGTCCGTTACGACGCGAAGCGAACGCCGCCGAAGATGATCAACTGGTACTGCACGCCGCCGGCGCGTTAG
- a CDS encoding BPSL0067 family protein yields the protein MAHVYEDAAKLPGDPLQGDGECVALVKAHTRVGPTSAWRPEKTVKGDLSISPGTVIATFENERYPNKSHGNHAAFYLSQDSTGIYVAEQWRSLSKIQKRHIRFKGKDRNGRYIDPSNNADAFSVVR from the coding sequence ATGGCACATGTATACGAAGACGCAGCCAAACTACCGGGCGACCCACTGCAAGGCGATGGTGAATGCGTCGCGCTTGTGAAGGCCCATACCAGAGTGGGTCCAACCTCGGCTTGGCGACCGGAAAAAACCGTCAAAGGCGATTTGAGCATTAGTCCGGGCACGGTCATTGCAACCTTCGAGAACGAACGTTATCCGAACAAATCGCATGGCAACCATGCGGCGTTCTATCTGAGTCAAGATTCGACAGGCATCTATGTCGCTGAACAATGGCGCAGTCTCTCGAAAATCCAGAAACGGCACATCCGGTTCAAGGGCAAGGATAGGAACGGTCGCTACATCGACCCGAGCAACAACGCCGATGCCTTCTCAGTGGTGAGATAA
- the panB gene encoding 3-methyl-2-oxobutanoate hydroxymethyltransferase, whose protein sequence is MTYLQESSRPAVTVPKLQAMRDAGEKIAMLTCYDASFAALLDRAGVDVLLIGDSLGNVLQGHTTTLPVTLDDIAYHTACVARAQPRTLIVADLPFGTYGTPADAFASSVKLMRAGAQMVKLEGGEWLADTVRFLVERSVPVCAHLGLTPQSVHAFGGFKVQGKTEAGAAQLLRDARAIEDAGAQLVVLEAVPTLVASEVTHMLRIPTIGIGAGADCSGQVLVLHDMLGIFPGKRPRFVKDFMQGQPNIQAAVDAYVRAVKDGSFPGAEHTF, encoded by the coding sequence ATGACCTATCTCCAGGAATCGAGCCGGCCTGCCGTGACCGTGCCGAAGCTGCAGGCGATGCGCGACGCCGGCGAGAAGATCGCGATGCTGACCTGCTACGACGCGAGCTTCGCCGCGCTGCTCGACCGCGCAGGCGTCGACGTCCTCCTGATCGGCGATTCGCTCGGCAATGTGCTGCAAGGCCACACCACCACCCTGCCCGTCACGCTCGACGACATCGCGTATCACACCGCCTGCGTCGCACGCGCGCAGCCGCGCACGCTGATCGTCGCGGACCTGCCGTTCGGCACGTACGGCACGCCCGCCGACGCGTTCGCAAGCTCGGTCAAGCTGATGCGCGCCGGCGCGCAGATGGTCAAGCTCGAAGGCGGCGAATGGCTCGCCGACACCGTGCGCTTCCTCGTCGAGCGCTCGGTGCCCGTGTGCGCGCACCTCGGCCTGACGCCGCAATCGGTGCATGCGTTCGGCGGCTTCAAGGTGCAGGGCAAGACCGAAGCCGGCGCCGCGCAGCTGCTGCGCGACGCGCGCGCGATCGAAGACGCGGGTGCGCAGCTCGTGGTGCTCGAGGCCGTGCCGACGCTCGTCGCGTCCGAAGTCACGCACATGCTGCGCATTCCGACGATCGGCATCGGCGCGGGCGCCGACTGCTCGGGCCAGGTGCTGGTGCTGCACGACATGCTCGGCATCTTCCCCGGCAAGCGGCCGCGCTTCGTCAAGGACTTCATGCAGGGCCAGCCGAATATTCAGGCGGCGGTCGACGCGTACGTGCGCGCGGTGAAGGACGGTTCGTTCCCGGGGGCGGAGCATACGTTCTGA
- a CDS encoding deoxynucleoside kinase, with protein MNPTPLTVTAPDLRAPHRHLVIEGPIGVGKTTLARLLAERWSMQTLLERPQDNPFLERFYRDTARYALPTQLAFALQRAQQARELSAVLDTGRPVVADFMPQKNEIFARLNLPDDEWQLYRALAAHVDAPRASAPDLVVYLQASPEVLFARIQKRGLPMELQISDAYLRALVDAYNEFFYHYDRTPVLTVAAEHLNPLDSPEDLALLVEHIATMRGRKEFFVKGETTR; from the coding sequence ATGAACCCGACACCGCTGACCGTCACCGCGCCGGACCTGCGCGCGCCGCACCGCCATCTCGTGATCGAAGGCCCGATCGGCGTCGGCAAGACGACGCTGGCCCGCCTGCTCGCCGAACGCTGGTCGATGCAGACGCTGCTCGAGCGCCCGCAGGACAATCCGTTTCTCGAGCGCTTCTATCGCGACACCGCGCGCTATGCGCTGCCGACGCAGCTGGCGTTCGCGCTGCAGCGCGCGCAGCAGGCGCGCGAACTGAGCGCGGTGCTCGACACAGGCCGGCCGGTCGTCGCCGATTTCATGCCGCAGAAGAACGAGATCTTCGCGCGGCTGAACCTGCCGGACGACGAGTGGCAGCTCTATCGCGCGCTAGCCGCGCACGTCGACGCGCCCCGGGCGAGCGCGCCCGATCTCGTCGTCTACCTGCAGGCGAGCCCCGAGGTGCTGTTCGCGCGGATCCAGAAGCGCGGCCTGCCGATGGAGTTGCAGATCAGCGATGCGTACCTGCGCGCGCTGGTCGACGCGTACAACGAATTCTTCTACCACTACGACCGCACCCCGGTGCTGACGGTCGCCGCGGAACACCTGAATCCGCTGGACTCCCCCGAAGACCTCGCCTTGCTGGTCGAGCACATCGCGACGATGCGCGGCCGCAAGGAATTCTTCGTCAAGGGCGAGACGACGCGCTGA
- the folK gene encoding 2-amino-4-hydroxy-6-hydroxymethyldihydropteridine diphosphokinase, which translates to MTVAYLGLGANLGDARQTLKDAVVCLAQQRTVAVLDKSSLYRTAPVDAGGDDYYNCAVKIDTTLAARELLALCQKIEHHFGRERPYRNAPRTLDIDILLYGVDSIDEPDLIVPHPRLTDRAFALVPLVELDPALHIPARGRAEAFLAAVASQRIEKVQTCKCLMQRALAAADDGADKNPCR; encoded by the coding sequence ATGACGGTTGCATATCTCGGACTGGGGGCGAATCTCGGCGATGCACGCCAGACCTTGAAGGACGCGGTGGTATGCCTCGCCCAGCAGCGCACGGTCGCCGTGCTCGACAAGTCGAGCCTGTATCGCACGGCCCCGGTCGACGCCGGGGGCGACGACTACTACAACTGCGCGGTCAAGATCGACACGACGCTCGCCGCGCGCGAGCTGCTCGCCCTCTGCCAGAAGATCGAACATCACTTCGGGCGCGAGCGTCCGTACCGCAACGCGCCCCGCACGCTCGACATCGACATCCTGCTGTACGGCGTCGACTCGATCGACGAACCCGACCTGATCGTGCCGCACCCGCGCCTGACCGACCGCGCATTCGCGCTCGTGCCGCTCGTCGAACTCGACCCGGCGCTCCACATCCCGGCGCGCGGCCGCGCCGAGGCATTCCTCGCCGCGGTCGCGAGCCAGCGCATCGAGAAGGTCCAGACCTGCAAGTGCCTGATGCAGAGAGCGCTCGCCGCTGCCGACGACGGCGCCGACAAGAACCCCTGCCGATGA
- the pcnB gene encoding polynucleotide adenylyltransferase PcnB, translating into MIKKFIRKLLGQDDAVQTPSSAPPEAAPAPRATKGARGAAAKRPRSNHEPTVVPVSVHGIDPALISKNAVRVTDTLQQAGFRAFIVGGAVRDLLLGIAPKDFDVATDATPTEVQRLFRRARLIGRRFQIVHVQFGQELIEVSTFRALVDQPPAEAEPPKRLKRDELDRRTHAVDASGRVLRDNVWGEQHEDAARRDFTINAMYYDPSTQTVLDYHDGMADVRARLLRMIGDPATRYREDPVRMLRVVRFAAKLGFDIEPHTREPINALADLINNVPAARLFDEMLKLLLSGHALACLKQLRKEGLHHGLLPLLDVVLEQPQGEKFITLALNNTDARVRAGKPVSPGFLFATLLWHDMRQRFEQYTADGEFPVPALHRAMDDVLDMQTEKLAIHKRYSADMREIWGLQLRLEKRSGRSALRLLEHQRFRAGYDFLLLRCESGELDQDVGQWWTDFIDGDAAAREALLTQGGSKEKSPRKRRRRGGAKNRKGTEGAEQASDGPAGSDD; encoded by the coding sequence GTGATCAAAAAATTCATCCGCAAGCTGCTCGGCCAGGACGACGCCGTGCAAACGCCCTCCTCCGCCCCCCCTGAAGCGGCGCCCGCTCCGCGCGCCACGAAGGGCGCCCGCGGCGCCGCCGCGAAGCGTCCCCGCAGCAATCACGAGCCAACCGTCGTGCCCGTGAGCGTGCACGGCATCGATCCCGCGCTGATCTCGAAGAACGCGGTGCGCGTGACCGATACGCTGCAACAGGCGGGCTTCCGCGCGTTCATCGTCGGCGGCGCGGTTCGCGACCTGCTGCTCGGCATCGCGCCGAAGGACTTCGACGTCGCGACCGACGCGACGCCGACCGAGGTCCAGCGCCTGTTCCGCCGCGCGCGCCTGATCGGCCGCCGCTTCCAGATCGTCCACGTGCAGTTCGGCCAGGAGCTGATCGAGGTGTCGACGTTCCGCGCGCTCGTCGATCAGCCCCCTGCCGAGGCCGAGCCGCCGAAGCGCCTGAAGCGCGACGAACTCGACCGCCGCACGCACGCGGTCGACGCGAGCGGCCGCGTGCTGCGCGACAACGTGTGGGGCGAACAGCACGAGGACGCCGCGCGCCGCGACTTCACGATCAACGCGATGTACTACGACCCGTCGACGCAGACGGTGCTCGACTACCACGACGGGATGGCCGACGTGCGCGCCCGCCTTCTGCGGATGATCGGCGACCCGGCCACACGCTATCGCGAGGACCCGGTGCGGATGCTGCGCGTGGTGCGCTTCGCGGCGAAGCTCGGCTTCGACATCGAGCCGCATACGCGCGAGCCGATCAACGCGCTCGCCGACCTGATCAACAACGTGCCGGCCGCGCGCCTGTTCGACGAGATGCTGAAGCTGCTGCTGTCCGGCCACGCGCTCGCGTGCCTGAAGCAACTGCGCAAGGAAGGCCTGCACCACGGGCTGCTGCCGCTCCTCGACGTCGTGCTCGAACAGCCGCAGGGCGAGAAGTTCATCACGCTCGCGCTGAACAACACCGACGCGCGCGTGCGCGCCGGCAAGCCGGTGTCGCCGGGCTTCCTGTTCGCAACGCTGCTGTGGCACGACATGCGCCAGCGCTTCGAGCAGTACACGGCCGACGGCGAATTCCCGGTGCCCGCGCTGCATCGCGCGATGGACGACGTGCTCGACATGCAGACCGAGAAGCTTGCGATCCACAAGCGCTACTCGGCCGACATGCGCGAGATCTGGGGCCTGCAGCTGCGCCTCGAGAAGCGCTCCGGCCGCAGCGCGCTGCGCCTGCTGGAACACCAAAGATTCAGAGCGGGGTATGATTTCCTCCTGTTACGCTGCGAATCCGGCGAGCTGGATCAGGACGTCGGGCAGTGGTGGACGGATTTCATCGACGGCGACGCGGCCGCGCGCGAGGCATTGCTCACGCAGGGCGGCAGCAAGGAGAAGTCGCCCCGCAAGCGGCGCCGCCGCGGCGGCGCAAAGAACCGCAAGGGCACCGAAGGCGCGGAACAGGCATCGGACGGCCCGGCCGGTTCCGACGACTGA
- a CDS encoding histidinol-phosphatase has product MTNLALFDLDHTLISTDSDHEWGRFMVKLGIVDAESFSRQNDQFFADYKAGKLDIHAYLTAMLTPLAKYSRAQLAEWHAQYMHEVIRPAMLPAALELVREHLDAGDLCCVVTATNEFITRPIATAFGVDTLIACEVETTDGHPDSPYTGRPTGTPSYREGKIVRTEAWLASLGKHWDDFAHSYFYSDSHNDIPLLEKVTDPIATNPDDTLRAHASNRGWRILDLS; this is encoded by the coding sequence ATGACTAATCTGGCACTCTTTGACCTCGATCACACGCTGATCTCGACCGATAGCGACCACGAATGGGGCCGCTTCATGGTGAAGCTCGGCATCGTCGACGCGGAAAGCTTTTCGCGTCAGAACGATCAGTTCTTCGCCGACTACAAGGCCGGCAAGCTCGACATCCACGCGTACCTGACCGCGATGCTCACGCCGCTCGCGAAGTATTCGCGCGCGCAGCTCGCCGAGTGGCACGCGCAGTACATGCACGAGGTGATCCGCCCCGCGATGCTGCCCGCCGCGCTCGAACTCGTGCGCGAGCACCTCGACGCGGGCGACCTGTGCTGCGTCGTCACCGCGACCAACGAATTCATCACCCGGCCGATCGCGACCGCATTCGGCGTCGACACGCTGATCGCCTGCGAGGTCGAGACGACCGACGGCCACCCCGATTCCCCGTACACGGGCCGGCCGACCGGCACGCCGAGCTATCGCGAAGGCAAGATCGTGCGCACCGAAGCGTGGCTCGCGTCGCTCGGCAAGCACTGGGACGACTTCGCGCACAGCTACTTCTACAGCGATTCGCACAACGACATCCCGTTGCTCGAGAAAGTCACCGACCCGATCGCGACCAACCCTGACGACACGCTGCGCGCGCATGCAAGCAACCGCGGCTGGCGCATCCTCGATCTTTCCTGA